The genomic region TCGTTCTAGTAATCTCTCTAACATATATGTTTGCAATACCGATTGTGCGGATATCTTATTCTCTTTTGCGATATTATTTATAACTGCTTTAAAACTCATTGCATTTCTTTTCATTCATCTAAAACCTCCATGTACTGACTTAATATACTTTCAATCCTTAGTTTACTAGCATAGTTGTATAATAAAAATAAATTTTTATCTTTTCTCTTCATATACTCTTTGAGGGCCGTATTTAATATTTGTGTATCTATTTTGTTTCTGTCCTTTACTATATCACATATAGTCCTTTCTTTGTCATATATTTTGATTTCAGTGTTATCAGACAGTTTTATTGTAGTTAATCCTAAAGAATATATTTCTTTTTTTATATAATGTGCCTTCACAAATTCATTATATATTCGAATATTATTGGGAAACGTCATATCATATTTGATGGGCGTTCTTTCTGTCATATCGTAAAAATACAACGCTGTATTGTGTGAAAAAACACCGGATAAATATCTTTGACCTAGAATAAAAAATTCGTTGGGAGATTGACCTGTAAGTGAATATACCCCCCTCGTAACTTTTTTTATATATCCTTCATCAACTAATTGCCTTAAGAATTGTTGATGTATGCCATGCTGTCTAAGGTCGCTAGTGCGCACGTAGCCATTGTTTTTTTTAATAATTGTCATCAACTTTTCTTTGTTACTCACTTTAGATCATCTCCTCATTTTATTGATTTCTAAATACATTTTATTATATTTTGTATTCAAAAGTCAATAGATTTTTAAAAAAATACTTGTAAGATGAAGTTTAGCGTAAAAAATTATGTAAGAAAAATCAAAAGTACACATATATGAAATTTTACTTTTATAAAAAATGTCGCTCGACACCGATATTTTTCTTAAAAATGTCGCTCGACACCGATATTTTTTATTTGAAAAATTTATAAGTAACTCCTTCTACTTTTTTAATAAGGTTTAATTCCAACAATAACGCTATCAAATTTGTTGCTCGTGTATCTTTTACATTTAACAACGTCTTCACATCATCTCTTGAAAAAACATCCGAGTAACCTACTTTGTCGAATATTACTTTTATCTGATCTATTGTACTATTTTTTATCTTTGCATTCTGTATGCTTTTATACAATTTGATAAAAAATAATTCCTCATCAGATACAAGATTTTTATTTTTTTCATCTTCCGTATTTTTAGAGTAACTTTTATTGGGGAAAATAACGCTAAACGATAGGGAATCAGATATAAACTTGGGCTTTAACTCAGAATCACTATAACTCTCGACTATTCTGCTTAATCCACTTCCTCTACGTTCCATAAAATGCAATCTACTGAATACGTCTGAAATAATGACATTCCTTCGCATTGAAGGTATGTTTTTTATCTCTAAATTCTGTATTAGACTTCCATCAAACATTCCTCCTGGAGACGTAATTTCTAATCTATCATCAAACATATCTATATGTATTTCTGCACCTAGTATTTGATAGTCTCTATGAATCAATGCATTCACAATAGCCTCTCTACGTGCAGTTGCAGGATAATCTTCTAATTCAATTCTATTCATCCCAACAATCTTCCAAGATTGCTTTGAATTATTTTTAATGAACAAGTCTGCATTTTCCAAAAGAGATATTATACTGCCTGTATACTCTTTATCATCTATTGCATCCTCTGACAAAACTCCCTTATGCTTACCTTTCCATCTAGTACAAACAATTTTAGATTGCTTAAGTGCCCCTTGATCGCTTAACAATACACCTGCATTAGTTATATGTCCGTCCTCACTTGCTAAGCCCAAGGATATATAATCTTTAATTTCATTAAACTCATTTCCTGTTTTCTCTTTCAGTGTTGCACCAAGCAAAGTAAAACTTAAGTCCTTTATAAGATATTTTGTTGATAATGCATCAAAAGATAAATTTTTACCTTTGAGTATCAAATTATTAAGCACATGTTCTGGAGCAATTAAACTTTGATTACCCGCTCTAATATATACTTCCTTTCGACCATCTGACACGAAATAATACGGTGTTGACGGTCCATCACCAATTTTTAATTCTAAGTAATCTTTGCCATCTTCACTAAAAGTGTTTATTTCATACCTTGGCAAAGGTGTAATTTTCGAATTTATTAGTTCGGTTATTTTTTCAGCAACCCGTTGAATATCTTTCAGGCCTACTAAAGTGTGATTTTTATCGTTTATTCCAAAAAGTATAATGCCACCTTTAGTATTAGCAAAAGCTGAAACCGATTTAAGCCAACTTTTAGGCTTCTTTTCTTCTAACTCTTCCTTATAGTCTATATTGCTTGTTTCTGCTTTTTCATAATCATGTATATTCAAAGCATAAGCACCTCCATCTCAACTAG from Clostridiales bacterium harbors:
- a CDS encoding type IV toxin-antitoxin system AbiEi family antitoxin domain-containing protein, encoding MSNKEKLMTIIKKNNGYVRTSDLRQHGIHQQFLRQLVDEGYIKKVTRGVYSLTGQSPNEFFILGQRYLSGVFSHNTALYFYDMTERTPIKYDMTFPNNIRIYNEFVKAHYIKKEIYSLGLTTIKLSDNTEIKIYDKERTICDIVKDRNKIDTQILNTALKEYMKRKDKNLFLLYNYASKLRIESILSQYMEVLDE
- a CDS encoding putative DNA binding domain-containing protein, whose translation is MNIHDYEKAETSNIDYKEELEEKKPKSWLKSVSAFANTKGGIILFGINDKNHTLVGLKDIQRVAEKITELINSKITPLPRYEINTFSEDGKDYLELKIGDGPSTPYYFVSDGRKEVYIRAGNQSLIAPEHVLNNLILKGKNLSFDALSTKYLIKDLSFTLLGATLKEKTGNEFNEIKDYISLGLASEDGHITNAGVLLSDQGALKQSKIVCTRWKGKHKGVLSEDAIDDKEYTGSIISLLENADLFIKNNSKQSWKIVGMNRIELEDYPATARREAIVNALIHRDYQILGAEIHIDMFDDRLEITSPGGMFDGSLIQNLEIKNIPSMRRNVIISDVFSRLHFMERRGSGLSRIVESYSDSELKPKFISDSLSFSVIFPNKSYSKNTEDEKNKNLVSDEELFFIKLYKSIQNAKIKNSTIDQIKVIFDKVGYSDVFSRDDVKTLLNVKDTRATNLIALLLELNLIKKVEGVTYKFFK